The proteins below are encoded in one region of Paralysiella testudinis:
- a CDS encoding glycosyltransferase family 2 protein: MAVAISILVPVFNVEKYLRQCLDSIQSQTFKNFEVICINDGSTDTSLAILEDYAQQDTRFRIINKPNSGYGHSMNIGLGQCNGEYIGIVESDDYMLRPIIFWNGFSRNNSGSRL, encoded by the coding sequence ATGGCTGTTGCAATTTCAATTTTGGTGCCGGTATTCAATGTTGAAAAATACTTACGCCAATGTCTGGACAGTATCCAGAGTCAGACATTTAAAAATTTTGAAGTAATTTGTATTAATGACGGCTCTACGGATACTTCTTTAGCAATATTGGAAGACTATGCCCAACAGGATACGCGGTTTCGGATTATCAACAAACCGAATAGTGGTTATGGGCATTCCATGAATATCGGTCTTGGCCAATGTAATGGCGAATATATCGGCATTGTTGAATCGGATGACTATATGTTAAGACCCATAATCTTCTGGAATGGATTTTCACGAAACAATTCAGGCTCTAGATTATAG